CAAATTGTGGGTAAAGATGTTATCAGTCAATCATAGATAGCATTCGCAAGCGTTAGGGGAAGGCCACTCTTAGTTACTTACTTAGTAGTGTACCAAAGGTAGTCTGATTTATCCCATGTGAGGCTAATCTGTTCATACAGTCCATTTTTCGTGAATGAGCTATCATCTAGGGCATTTGTCTCCTCATTATATGATTCCCATGAAAACCCTCCCACCGGGTTCATTTTTGCCGGCACGGTTGGGGATTTTACCTGCATTATGAGGTGCATCAAGTTCATATTTTTCTAAGATACATCAGTTTAAATTACTTCCATGATCGAAAAAAATCATAATCCGTCTCCTGAAATGATCTCTATCTTAAGGGATAATAAATTAGTCGAAAAATTTGTATGATTGAGTGCCTGTTTATTATAGCTTCTGAAATGACTTCTCTGCTCCGGaaaattgaagcttctaagtTTTTGCCACACTAAATGAATTTTGGGGTCATCAAagcagaaatcaaatttgaagcttctgcttctattGAGAGAAGAAGCTGTCGAGGAGATGAAATAACTATTAATACTTCTTTGAACAACTCAACTGAAATAGTACTTTTATTAAAAGTCTAGTCGGGCCATACAGGCCCTCATTAAGCTCGATAATTTATAGGCCTTTCTCACCGTAGCAGTGTTGAAGACCGCAGTTTTGCAATCAGGGAGGATGCTAATGGACCAAGCAGGAAGATCGTAGCGGAGTCCATTATATGTAACCGTAGCAGAAGAACTCGGATGGTAGTTGGCTAGGAATGCGGCACAAGATGATGCTGACTTAAAAACATGAGCCTGGGAGAAACCGATTCCACATGTTAGGTATAGGCCACTTTAGTTATTAGGTTTGATGGTTAACGTAAAAGGATTTAAGAACCTTCTCATAATTCCCAATTGCCACTTCGGTGGGGTCGGCTGAAACCAAAGCAGGTTCGCATAATTTGATTGCTTTATGTAGGTCTCTCAAATGACCCCATTTCGGTTTCCTTAAAAGACCTGTAGTTAAAAAAGCTCAATAAAAAGCTAATCAAGGGAAATAAaactagaatttttttaaaaacaaattatagATCCAATGGATAGGGTGATTAGAACAGTAAAGCTACTATTTATAAAAGAACACGTAGATAGAGAATTAGAGAAGAAACTCTCTGCATACCGTATTCATCAATTGGAGCATCATAATCATAACTAGTTGTGATGAATGGACCACCGGCAGTGCGGCCGAAATTAGTTCCTCCGTGGTACTGAAGGGGAAGGAACAAAGTCAATTATTGAAATAAATAACCTTAAGTACCATAAAACACTGTCatataaaagattaaattaatCCATTTTAACTCTTACCATGTAGTAGTTAACAAAAGATCCTCCTTTCTGTATAAACCGAGCGACAGCGAAAGCCAAGTCCTCGACAGGCCTGTGGGGAACTGGACCCCCAAATGCTGTGAACCTGAACAATAGAGGAATAAGATTAAGAATTTAAGATAGTAATAACTAAGGGCGACAAGAACTTATTTGCACGAAGAAGAATTACCAGCCAGTCCAAGCTTCAGTCCACATGGTGGGCTTGTACGGCTTGTTCGGAGAGAAGTAATCGCAGTAAAAGCCGTTGCATGTATTAATCTAGCATGAAAGGGATGACAAAAGGTGATGCCAAgacattgaaattaaaatatttcacATTTATTACAAGATATTAGCCAAATCGACAAATTTGATTGAGAATAAGCACAATGAATTTGACGATTCTGAATAAAAAATCATCATTCCGCCTCTCCAATAATTGGAAAAGGACTGCAAATATCTTAACCTTCTCAGATTCCATATGGTCAAACTCGGTCAGCAAACATTGACGAGATTCAATGAAACTATCAATCAATATCACAATCAGCTCTATTAATAACATCACCCGAATTAGGAGGCTCTGTAAATTAGTGGATGTGAATGAGAGAAAGTGATGTTTGAACCAGAACAAGACGAAAAAGTTAACCCCGAGTGTCTTCGGTAAAataaagagaaggaaaagaatacTACTACATAAAAAGGAAATGAAAGCGAAAGGCATAATATTTTGATCCCCTGCACATGACTGCTATTGAGTAGTTCACTGTATGTCAAAGAGCACGACAAGAGAATCTCCGTTAAAAACCATATTGAGACACAAATTAGGGCTTAATTACCACAGGATCAGGGGCATCATCCTGTTTACACATGACCCACGGCACACCGGTGTTTAGACCAACCGCCATTTTAGCAGCCCAATTCGCATACGACTTAGCAGCGGCCCCTCCAACACTCTCCATCGGCCCGAATTCATTCTCAAcctaaacatatatatatatatatatatatatatatatatatattttccagAAGAATAGAAAAATTAGTATAGAACTATGAATTATTATCTAATATGAAGAGTTCACTTACTGCTCCACTATTTGAGGATTAACAAATACCTGAGAGAAGATGATGGGACCACCTTGCCCTTCGAATAGCCCCTCGGACTTCATCAACGACACAATCTTCTCTGTGAATTTTTGCATCGCCGCCTGTTCtcgaatattaaattttaatgattagGCCAAGAAATATGAGGTAATTGATATcaaataatagattttttttttgttgttgtttttgtaaATACCTTGAAGGGTCCATTGTCTGTTCTAAAACTGATACCAGAAACAAATTTGAGCCAAACAGGAAAACCCCTGTTATACAAAaaggagggagagaaaagaaacTTAGTGAAAGCTACATCATGTTACATCTAAATATGTAGCCTTTAAACCCAATCAAAAAATAGTTTCGTGTttggaattgaaaaaaaaaaaaaagattacccAAAGTTCCACTCAGCACAAACATAGGGCCCAATTCGGAGATGAACATAGAGACCAGCTTGTTTCACCAACTTGACGAAGCGAACCAGGTCGTATCTATCCTCGAAATAATACTACCATAAatcaacataaaaattaaaaaagaaaataaaatttgttagccgctaaaaaaaataaaattgaaaggaAATCGAAACAAAATGGAGGAAATTTAAAACCTGGCCAGGGGAAGGTTCGTGCCCATTCCAGAACACATAGGTTTGTATAACATCCAAGCCCCCATCTTTTGCCTTTTGAATAAGATCAGGCCACATCTGAAAACAACACAAAACCCCCGCCCCCCCAAAAAAACAGAGCTTAATAGAGGAACAAACAGGAAAATAgagtgaaaagagaagaagcCCATCAAAATGGTGAGTTCCCAAAAGCTACATTTCACAGAAAAAGGTGAGACTTTTAAGCATCAGCTTACCTCAGGAGTGCTTCTGGGGTAGTGAATAGACCCAGAGAGCAGTATCCTCCTTTGCCCATTGATGATAATGGCTTTGCGGTCGTAGGAAACGGAGGCATCAGCAGCTGTGTTCAGAAGCCAAAGCACCAGCGGAAGCAGAGCCAAGAAGCCATTCTTTGGACCCATTGAAGCAAATGGGTGCTATTCTCCCCTAAAGATGTCTCCTTTATGCTCTATTTGTTATGTATAGCCTTATTCTGAGAAGAATAAGAGAGCCCAAATGAGCTCAGCGGGTAATGGGTGTTATTCTCCCTTAAAAGCGCCTCCTTTATGCTCTATTTATAATGTATAGCCTTATTCTGAGTAGAATTGAAGTGCCCTGAAGCTATGTAGAAGAGGAGAAGGTAGAAGAGctcagagagaaagagagagagagttgtgtgCTGTTCTGGTTACATCAGTAATAACGGGGCTCGTGACTCGtctctttatttacttttttttaccaTTCCCTTCCCCCTCATTTCGTTTGTTCCAGTTTAGAGACGGGGCTCGTGACTCGTCTCTTTACTTACTTTTTTTTACCATTCCCTTCCCCCTCATTTCGTTTGTTccaggttagagagagagagagagagagagagagagagagagagaggggggagggggggtgtgcgtgtgtgcgtgtgtgtgtgtgtggagggGTTGGGGAACGTGAATGTGGTTTAGTGAGGTTTTAATACTACAAAGAGCGAAAGCGTTGTAGGGGAAGAGAGGAATTAAATGGGCCCGAGTGCTCTACGTGGGCCGTTGATGGGCCGTGACGTGGCAGACTCATCCAATCAATTgcattctctttctctttcccagaggaatattcttttttttttttaagtcaaaaaaaaaagaggaataaATTTCGGAGGCGGAtaatattcaatttaaaattcgaaatccACATCGAAAAGCCTGCAATGCATTCACTTGCGATGGTACGGACTTTTGTTTTATCTTCTGGTTTAAGCGTTCAGAGCTTATAAATATTGTTCCCAAGTTcttaaaaatagaaaacttagtacaaacaaaaagttaaatttttgaatcaaaGTTGCATTCTCCTTTTCAAAtttagaaacaaaaattaatcATTTAGATTAAGTAAAGTTGTTTAAAAAGATATCGATGGTtcttttatacaaattaatcgactatttttatttttattgtatgtatgtatgtattccTGTTTTATTCATTAATTAAACATCTAATTACTCCTCTCGGAAGCCAAATTAAACAAGCAATGTACTATAACATAATCAAGGAAATACAGTGGCTTGAGCTATCATTAATAATAAACGATTAGTGTGGCGGCCGCAAGTGATTGATTGAGCTAATTATGCATGAGAATGATTATAATTAAGATTTCTTATAATTGGTATATATTATTTGGTTATAAAAACTTTTCGATAAGCTTAATAATTTGTACCTTATGCATAGGTCATTGTTAACACTATATTATGTGTAAGTAACAATGTCTCATATAGGGTGCTTTTGTCGTAATGCATCTTTTGTTTTCTAAGCCAGCATTTTAACTATTCGATTTCGAGAGCCTGATCGAAATCCTTTCCTATCGTTTGTCGGCTGATCCTGCAGCATCTGCAGTAATTATATCAGAAACAACATTCGAAAGACGAGAGTAGGCTCGAGAAAGATCAAAAAACTGATTCTCGCTTGTTTCCTGTGAAAGCAGATTAGACGGCAATGCATGcctacgaaaaaaaaaaaagacaggaAAAGCGCTTGATATGAGCACACCGAAAGGCTTACCTATACGTTTTTCTAGCGTACGCGCAGTTTCTTTCGATTGGAGCCCATCGTTACCTGGATCAATTAGCCTATTTTAGTTTGCCTTAGTGTCGTCCGATTCGAGGGTAGTATATATTAATGTGTACCAAGCAAGGCATAtacacagaaaaaagaaaagaaagaaaaaagaaagaagtattttactttaataatatcaaaaataataaatgctaACATAAAGAATAAATGTATTGATTCCTCTCAGTTTCGTGCCCCGTATGCAAAGAAGATTCTTAAATTATTGATTATTAATGAAATATTCCTCCTTAATATTGTATGCTTTAATGGCCAATCTTTCTATCCGAACACTTAtggagtttttttaaaaagtttttattgttttaatggTATAGTAGAAAAAGAATGTCGTGTTTGGATAATGATTTGTTTAATAACAATGCAATTCAACAACGACAACAATAATTCCATCAATCCTttcttgaaaattttaatttgataggTTAAGAAAACTATATACTTGCAAAAGGAGtatatcattaattaattaatgtttttAAGATTATGATCTTTATTACAAAAAGTACATATGTTATTACTTACTTGAATGAGAATGTTGCATATATAGCATGTAATACATTTTTTGCTCCCTAATGTTAATTATTTgccattaattaaaatttgcatGATCTTTAAGCAAGATCTCTATGAACTTTCCATTAGCTAGTGCTATGAGAGATCACGAATAGCGAAAGCTTACATAAACCGATCAGAATATGACATATCTATTGAAATCCATTAAAGTCTAAATTAAAACttgttctaaaaaaaaaaaaaaaacttgttttaTTGAATGTGCGAGTGTGCGACTACTCCTTCTATCTAGTGAAACCCACACTGAATTGAAGCTCTAACTACTAACTTGACCCACACATCTCGCATGGCGCTAAAACTATTCGTCTAACTAGTATGCCCACCAGATCATTTTTCTCTTCACTTAATCCCAGAAAACTTAATTAGAGAGCtatccacttttttttttttttacttttgctagATGATATCATTTTAGTTTCTATTCATTAGNaggagaggctagggatcgtggcaagggagtcgcgcctagctagggactactaggagcgtgctagtcgatcacct
This DNA window, taken from Ananas comosus cultivar F153 linkage group 5, ASM154086v1, whole genome shotgun sequence, encodes the following:
- the LOC109710599 gene encoding beta-galactosidase-like, which produces MGPKNGFLALLPLVLWLLNTAADASVSYDRKAIIINGQRRILLSGSIHYPRSTPEMWPDLIQKAKDGGLDVIQTYVFWNGHEPSPGQYYFEDRYDLVRFVKLVKQAGLYVHLRIGPYVCAEWNFGGFPVWLKFVSGISFRTDNGPFKAAMQKFTEKIVSLMKSEGLFEGQGGPIIFSQVENEFGPMESVGGAAAKSYANWAAKMAVGLNTGVPWVMCKQDDAPDPVINTCNGFYCDYFSPNKPYKPTMWTEAWTGWFTAFGGPVPHRPVEDLAFAVARFIQKGGSFVNYYMYHGGTNFGRTAGGPFITTSYDYDAPIDEYGLLRKPKWGHLRDLHKAIKLCEPALVSADPTEVAIGNYEKAHVFKSASSCAAFLANYHPSSSATVTYNGLRYDLPAWSISILPDCKTAVFNTATVKSPTVPAKMNPVGGFSWESYNEETNALDDSSFTKNGLYEQISLTWDKSDYLWYTTNVDIGQNEQFLKTGYWPLLTIYSAGHALLVFINGQQGGTVYGGLDNPKLTYSKNVKLRAGSNKISILSVAVGLPNVGNHFETWNAGVLGPVTLSGLNEGKRDLTSQKWTYQIGLRGESLGLHSLSGSSSVEWGAAAAKQPLTWYKAFFNAPAGNDPLALDMGSMGKGQIWVNGQGIGRYWPGYKASGSCGTCYYGGTYNEKKCQSNCGDSSQRWYHIPRSWLNPTGNLLVVFEEWGGDPTGISLATRTA